The Cannabis sativa cultivar Pink pepper isolate KNU-18-1 chromosome 8, ASM2916894v1, whole genome shotgun sequence genomic interval TGCTGAGACCCGATATTcctacccagagtgccccagttgtaaaaggcaccatctgggtgagtgtagagggcaggggtgctttcagtgtggcatgctcggacactacaagagggattgcccTCAAATTAGAATAGAAGCACCAAAGGCTCCGGTGAGatccactccagctagggtgttcgccattactcaggctgatgcagaagccagcccttcaatggtgacaggtcagctctcagttaaCAATTCTTTGTACTCcgtattgtttgattctggggccacacattcttatgtggcagccagaatctttagtaaattggatagaccacatgatagttatgaatcagggtttggaaccctattacctggcggagagttagttatctccaaaaggtggattaggtctatgccgatcagaatagacgatagggagttaagtgctgaactaatagagatgagcttagcaaattttgatattattcTAGGAATGGGTTTCCTATCTAAGTACTTAGCCAGTATTgactgcaagaggaagatggtaatcttccaaccggaaagtgaagaaccattttcTTTTGTtagttcggttcggggatctcgaatcccggtgatttcggccctgTCAGCTAAGGAACTACTGTGTGGCGgctgtttagggtttctggccgtggtggtggacaccactcggccagacaccattcggccagaggacatcaaggtggttcgggaatttttagatgtttttcccgaagaacttctggGTTTACCACcgcagcgggagattgactttgtgatagaTTTAGCACCtggagtggaaccggtttccaaggctacTTATaaaatggctccagctgagcttaaagaattgaagattcaacttcaagggttacttgacatagggtttactcggcctagtgtgtcaccctggggagctccaatattattcgtcaagaagaaggatgggtctatgtgaatgtgcatcgactatcgggagttaaacaagctaacagtgatgaataaatatccattacctaggatcgatgatcttttcgatcaacttcaggggaagacgatcttctccaagattgatctctgatcggttatcatcagttgaaaatccgagaggaggacattccgaagacggctttccgtactaggtatggacattacgaattcttggttatgtcgtttggactaaccaatgctcctgcagcatttctggatttgatgaatagagtattcaaggattttctcgatatctgtgtaattgtgtttatcgacgacatccttgtgtactctcaatcagaagaggagcatgagttacatcttcagatggttctgcaacggcttcgggaacataagctttatgccaaattcaagaaatgtgaattttggctatctcaggtgtctttcttagggcacgttgttagcaaagatgggatcaaggtggatccagggaaaatagaatccgtcagggattggcctagACCGAAAatagtgacagaaattagaagcttcttgggtttagccagTTATTATTGTCGGtttgtggaagggttttctaagatctcaacacccttaaccgagcttACTAAGAAGAATCAGTGGTTTATATGGTCAAACAAGTGTGaggctagctttcaggagctgaaatagaggttgattacagccccggtactagctttgccttctgacaaagaaaagtttgtggtttattgcgatgcatccagacagggtctgggatgtgtactgatgcaagccgatcgggttatcgcttatgcctcctgtcagttaaaggattatgaatagcgatacccgactcatgacctagaattgGCCGCCATAGTATTTTccttgaagatctggcggcattacctttatggagaaaggtgtgaaatttatactgaccacaaaagtctcaaatacttctttactcagaaagatttgaacatgagacagaggcgttggttggagttagtgaaggattacgattgtgagattctttatcaccctgggaaggccaacgtagtggccgatgccctgagcaggaagggtcccgagcaggtagctagcatgattcagatctcacctcagttagcagaggacatggtcagatctGGCATTGAGTTTATGGTAGgaaagcttcacaacttgacggtgcaatctgatctgctagaaagaattaaagtcgctcagatgactgatccagagttagtgaaaatcacaGAGAGGTTTCAGCTTGTCAAGAcagggatttttcagtgtcagacaacgggatgctgttgtataaagctagggtttgtgttccagatagtgtggaactcagaaatgaaatcttcgaagaggctcattctaccccttattccctacatcccggcaccaccaagatgtaccaggatcttaaaccgtacttctggtggagcagtatgaagaagaatttggtagaatttgtatcgagatgcctaacctgtcagcagattaaggctgaacatcagagaccagcaagGTTGTTACAACCTTTAAGGAAAAAACCTCGTGGCATAAAAGGAATAGGAAAGGGGAGAGAGGGTCCCCTTGACGGAGGCCTCGCTTTGGATAGAGCTTCTTTTGAGGGACCCCATTTAGGAGAACCGAGTAAGAGACCGTGGAGACACATATCATAATTAAACCGCTAACTTGACTATCGAAACCATTGCACCGAAGGACTTTCTCAAGGAAGCCCCATTCTATTCTATCAAAAGCCTTATGCATATCAAGTTTAATAGCCATCAATCCACCTTTGCCTTTCTTTGTGTTAATCGTGTGAACCAACTCTTGAGTTAAGATAGATGATTCCGCAATCCATCTTCCTGGGATGAAAGCAGATTGTAGGGGAGAGACCATCTTGTCAATAACACTTTTGAGTCTGGTAGcgattatttttgaaatgatcttGTAGGCGAAGTTGCAAAGACTAATAGGCCTAAAATTATCCACCATGCACGCGTTCTCTTCTTTAGGGATCAAACAAATATATAAGTGTAATTGATTTGGCTATCCAAGCAACCATATTAGGTTAACTGCAGATGACCTAGTTATCTTCTGTGGAGACAATGTGTCTTCTTTGAGAATTATCCAAGAAACTTTTGATGACTTTTGTGATTGTACGAGGTTAACTGTTAATATGGTGAAGTCTTCAATTTACGTTGGTAGTGTTAGTTGTGATCAAAAACAGGAATTGCTCGAAATTTCTAAGATAGTTGAAGGTtccttttctctaaaatatcGAGTGTGAATCTTCTTCCTACTAAATAGAAAGCTACAAATTGTGAGGGTATTCTCAACAAGATTAAGAAGAGTTTACATGGTTGGGCCACCAGACATCTTTTATTTACGGGTCGGGCTCAACTCATTCACTCAATATTATTGGGCATGCGCAATTATTGTATGGGAATCTTCATTCTTCCTCAAAAAATTACACCTGCAATTGATAAGATGTGTCATTATTTTTTATGGGGAAGCAATGGAAATCGTAGCAAGTTACACCTTAGTTCTTGCGAACAAGTGTGCTTACCCAAGGACTATGGCAGTTTGGGTTTTCGAGAATATGGAAGAAGTGGATCATAGCCATGATGACAAAGTATTTATGGGCCATTTTTAGATAGCCTATGGGTTCGATGGGTTAATGTTGTCTATATTTGAAGAATATTGATTTCTGGTTAGTGAATCTTAATCCTAATGCTAACCCTAGTTGGTATTtcaaaaaactaattaagcttAGAGATAGCATTGATAAGCAAGCGCTTCTTGATGCTGACAAGTCTGAAAGGTATAAGGTGAAGTATTTCTATCTCTCTTTTATTTAAAAGGACAAAAGTACCATAAAATGGTCTGGCACAGGTTCATCATCCCAAAACATAAATTTATCTTTTGGCATGTTGTTAACAGTTATCTTCTAACTAGAGATTTGATTAGAAAATTTATACCCATCAATTCTATATTGTGTCCTGTTTGTGGGATAGAAGAAGAGTCTCATTCCCATCTCTTCTTCAAGTGTATTTTCACAAAGAGAGTGATAACAGAAATTACTTGTTGGTTTGGTCCTGTTAATTAGCCTGAGCAGGTGGCTGATTTGTTGAACATGGATTTGAAAACTCCAATAAGTGTTGCGGAGAAACTAACAGTGGCTTTGATGGCTGCTGTGATTTATTTGGTGCGGTGTAATAACAGCTACTTTGAAGGTTATTGTGGCTCGACAGTGGCCGTTAGTCATCAAGTGAAGTTGGTTATAAAGGCCAAAGTGCGGAACATTAATGTATCCAATTTGTCTAAAAGAGAAAATGATTTAATGTTGTTTGTTAACAATATGTGATTTGTTTTTGTTGCTGCTCTGCAAAATTTTCTTTAAGCCTCTTAATAGCTTGAGACAACTTCATCTATAGTTCAACAACCAAACTCACCTTTCCGACTTTAGTACTGTGTATAacgcacaaaaaaaaaaaaattgactgtGGAGGGTCACGGTGGTTCGCTAGCATCTGGAGTGATGCGGGTGGATTAGGTTGGGTTGTCGACGGCTTTGCCTTAGGTGGCGGCGGCGGCGGCGGCCATGTTTGGAAGGGTTGAGTTAGGGTGCCCAAAGGAGTGATAATTAGAGTGAGAAATTGGGAGGATGAGTGAAAGAGAAagggttaattaattaattttgggttaGTTTGTAACGTGCTATTAGGTTGTATTGAATTATAATGAATTGGAttatatgttatatttttatataatactattaaattttaatttatactaaaatattatatatttaggtgctcataaaagttaatatcacatataattttacataaaaatgttgcataaaatataatttaatataatactatacaatacaatatggtGTAATACGACGTACCAAACGAATTatgttttattatataatatatcacaatttttacTCTAAGTTAtatgaattttcaaaaaaaaaaaaattataacaccTTTATTGATAAAAGATTATCCTTTGATAAATACACTTCAACATAAACATGCattaatttgaagaaaaaaaaaaagagaggtgGGAAAAagaacaacaaattaaaattgagTTCCTCTGTTTTATTTTGCTTAATCATAACAATTAGGTACTAATAGTCAAGCCTAATTAGTTATCAGCAGGATACTTAAACAATGGGAGAGAACGATTAACAACAGTGAAACCTCCATCAACAACGAGGTTAAGCCCACTCACGTACCGTCCTTCCTCACTCGCCAAAAACAAGGCTGCATTAGCAATATCCTCTGCCTTAAGCGTTGCATGATTTAGGTTCCCAACCGAGTTAAACATACCCTCAACCTCCTCTTCACTAACACCAATAGTGTCCACAACCAAGGGTGTCGCAACCCCAAATGGCGACACACAATTCACCCTTATTCCAAACTGTCCCAATTCGGAAGCAGCGCTCTTTGTCAGCCCAACTACCGCGTGCTTGGAGGTAGTGTAGGCGTGCGTGCCTATGCCGCCTATGCACGAGGCAGCACTAGCAGTCGATATGATGCTACCGCCACTTTTAGCGGTGATCATGGCATGAGCAGCGTGCTTAATGCCAAGAAAGACACCGGTGACATTGACGCGCATCACGCGCTCAAAATCATCGATGTTGTTATCGATGATCCTAGGCTGGAGAGTAGTAGACATGCCAGCGTTGTTGAACATTATGTCTAATTTTCCGTAGGACTTAATGGATTTTTCAACTGCTGCTTTGACTTGAGATTCATCGGATACGTCGCAATGGACGTAAGTGATGTTGTTTTGGGCTGTGTTGGCTGCAATTGATTGGCGAACTGAATGGCCTAACTCGTCTTGGACATCGGCTATGACTACTTTGGCTCCATGGTGGGCAAAGACTTCGGCAGTTTTCTTACCAAGGCCACTGGCTCCTCCCGTGATCAAAGCTACCTTACCTTCTaacctaataatatatattttaaacacATTATGCTAAATTTATTAGGTGTTCAAAGTTGACTATTATAGTCATTgataaatacacaaaataatacataaatagtcacaatttttcttttatcaAGTAACGTCCACATTAATATTGCTTTTGAGTACCAAAAGTAGATTTTAAAAGCCCAACCAAGTAAGATCATATAAATCTATAAGTATTAAATCATATATTCCAAATTAGAATTGACACAAAAAATGCATATGAAATTAAGCATgatttaacattattattatgcAAACACATACCTTCTTGAGATTGCTGAGAGTAGTGAAGGGATTGCCATTATGTTTCGACAGGAGATGACAAAAGATTTTATACAAGTGTCTGGTTTTTGATGTTAATGTTctgatcgatgatttgttccaATGTGTGGATACgtactatatacatatatttacatatttttataatataaaaatagtcATTGGTCAAATACAGAAATGTCAGATCTGGTggctaatataaatataattatagacAGATAGTTGATTAGATAGCCAGTTTACCAAATGGTATATCATATGGGTCCATATAGTAATCTTGTACAGGTTGCATTTGCTGCTCACACTACAAAAATCATTAATTCATTATAATCTATATGCTATACAGGCACGAAGTAATATTTGCCTATTACAGTCCAATTGCTAATGCTTAGAAATATAGCACTATTTATATTGTATAATTACGCttttcattattaattaattttgaaaaagaatCCACATATTCATCATATATTTTAACATGGCATGTTAAGCAGGCTGCTAATGAAAATAAAAGTGGAATGATATTACTGAATGAAATTTTTGGGTTGAGACGCGGACTAggtcgctctctttaagacaTTCGTGACATTGTCGAGGAATGTGCAAGCAGTAAAAAATTGCTGGTCATGTCTTCAGGATAAAATAGCACAGTCGTATACTGTATCGGATCCCCGTTGCACTGTAGAAATCTGTCGAATATATACACCCTCAAAATTAATTTCGTagatggaatttttttttttttttgaaaaactgtgtttttttcttttttggatcACGAAGAAGATACTTCAATAATCAACAAGCAAAAATACCCTCAAACCTCATAAATACAAAACTGCACCCAACCCAAagacaaaaagacaaaataattaCTTTGTATTCTATTCAAGTAGTCTCTTTCCTACACTACTACAATGTtagcctttagaggcagttttttcaacccaatttataaaaagggaagctagagggtgtgaaaatacccgctatgttcgaaattgacatttagaggcagttttttgataaaaaccgtaggtataaaattgcattataccatttagagaCATTTGGaaattaattgttattttttttttctgaacgaggaaccgacggcatagggtacacagtttgctgacacgtgtaccctatgccgtcggttcctatgaaggaaccgacgccatagggtcgacCTTTGTATATACCCTATGGCTTCGTCTTCCTCCTTCACTTCACTCAAAACCCAGCAAAAACCAGAGAGAAAACACCCAGCAGAAACCCTCGCCGACCCACCTTCTCCCCACCCTATCTcccccatttctcaaccatttgagcccatttttaaaaaaaaaaattctccattttcgatacttaataacatacacctaaaaagttttgattttttaccctctttgagtgtcatccgaacccaaatagtaaagtttgggtttgaaatccggccacccatttttcttgagaaattgttgaatctcaacctcgtttaaggtataaatattgcttctattctttttgtattatgtatattgttttattttttgtttttgtaaattattatttgagtttttttattttattagtaatattattgtgttttatgtgtatagtgccgggattttttacggtggtcgtcggattgcggttattaggtaataatttatacctcaatgtatagtatatatatgtatttgtatattttattgaatatttgtatataatgtgtgtatatattgtgtgtatatagtgtgtgtatatttttttatggaaataaattttgtaattgtattttatatatttt includes:
- the LOC115698987 gene encoding secoisolariciresinol dehydrogenase, which produces MAIPSLLSAISRRLEGKVALITGGASGLGKKTAEVFAHHGAKVVIADVQDELGHSVRQSIAANTAQNNITYVHCDVSDESQVKAAVEKSIKSYGKLDIMFNNAGMSTTLQPRIIDNNIDDFERVMRVNVTGVFLGIKHAAHAMITAKSGGSIISTASAASCIGGIGTHAYTTSKHAVVGLTKSAASELGQFGIRVNCVSPFGVATPLVVDTIGVSEEEVEGMFNSVGNLNHATLKAEDIANAALFLASEEGRYVSGLNLVVDGGFTVVNRSLPLFKYPADN